One Bacteroidota bacterium genomic window carries:
- a CDS encoding DinB family protein, with protein sequence MENKLNQLFERLEKQRINLLLQLETYPNERLNLPAANNKWSVNQIIEHLILAEEISIKSIQAKVLTAKHFESTGLRTAVRKFLLRIFLRSPIKFTAPALVSNPRNTTDFSELKTKWATVRQQLKELLEWLPEHVLTKCIYKHPVAGKMSIYGGLDFMYEHVRRHRQQIVKALK encoded by the coding sequence GTGGAGAATAAGTTAAATCAATTATTTGAAAGGCTCGAAAAACAACGCATTAATTTGCTGCTTCAACTCGAGACCTATCCTAATGAAAGATTGAATTTACCTGCCGCAAATAATAAATGGTCGGTAAATCAGATTATTGAACACTTAATTTTGGCCGAGGAAATTTCTATTAAATCGATTCAGGCAAAGGTTTTAACTGCTAAACATTTTGAATCTACCGGTTTACGTACTGCAGTGCGCAAATTTTTACTACGTATTTTTCTTCGATCACCTATAAAGTTTACCGCTCCAGCACTTGTTAGTAATCCTAGAAACACAACTGATTTTTCAGAATTAAAAACGAAATGGGCAACGGTAAGACAGCAATTAAAAGAATTACTGGAATGGTTGCCCGAGCATGTTCTAACGAAATGCATTTACAAACATCCTGTTGCAGGAAAAATGAGCATTTATGGAGGCCTTGATTTTATGTATGAACATGTTCGCAGACATAGACAACAAATAGTTAAGGCCTTGAAATAA
- a CDS encoding SpoIIE family protein phosphatase: protein MEELSYKNHKFAFESNDTFYLFSDGFCDQFGGPNDKKFMSKKFRELLQQIQPMSMKEQEKILRNSIEEWMGSQEQSDDILVIGIRF, encoded by the coding sequence TTGGAAGAATTAAGTTACAAGAACCACAAATTTGCTTTTGAAAGCAATGATACTTTTTATTTATTTTCAGACGGTTTTTGTGATCAGTTTGGTGGGCCCAACGATAAAAAATTTATGAGTAAAAAGTTTCGAGAATTGTTGCAGCAAATTCAACCTATGTCCATGAAAGAGCAGGAGAAAATACTGCGAAACAGCATTGAAGAATGGATGGGTTCACAAGAGCAATCAGACGATATTTTGGTAATAGGAATTCGATTTTGA
- a CDS encoding SRPBCC domain-containing protein, whose translation MKTFKKYFTLPASPEEVYLALVKPESIMLWTGDWAEMSELPGSEFSLWDGSIVGKNIEFESNKKIVQHWYFDEASNDSIVTIKLHPQGNETSMEVTHTNIPDTDYDDIAAGWVESYYVNLLDFFEED comes from the coding sequence ATGAAAACATTCAAGAAATATTTCACTTTACCAGCAAGCCCTGAAGAAGTTTACCTTGCTTTAGTAAAACCAGAAAGTATCATGTTGTGGACCGGCGATTGGGCCGAAATGAGTGAGTTACCTGGAAGTGAATTTTCATTATGGGATGGGAGTATTGTTGGGAAAAATATAGAATTTGAATCCAACAAAAAAATTGTGCAACACTGGTATTTTGATGAAGCATCAAACGATTCAATAGTTACAATTAAATTGCATCCTCAAGGGAATGAAACTTCTATGGAGGTAACTCATACTAACATTCCTGATACCGATTACGACGATATAGCAGCCGGTTGGGTAGAAAGTTATTACGTAAATTTACTTGATTTTTTTGAGGAAGATTAA
- the fbp gene encoding class 1 fructose-bisphosphatase produces the protein MNKKKGVKTLGQFIIEKQADFPFSKGELSRLLRDIGIASKIVHREVNKAGLVDILGNAGSTNVQGEEVKKLDLFANEQFISALSSGGECCAIASEENEDIILVDNAVSSNAKYVVALDPLDGSSNIDVNVSVGTIFSIYRRKSLSGPAMLEDFLQKGTEQVAAGYVIYGSSTMLVYTTGKGVNGFTLDPSIGEFCLSHPDFKIPENGKTYSINEGYYVHFPEGVKKYIKFCQEEDASTNRPYSSRYIGSAVADIHRNLIKGGVFIYPTTSKSPKGKLRLVYECNPLSFVVEQAGGKATDGFKRILEIQPESLHQRVPMFIGSNEMVAKAENFMQEFSPAK, from the coding sequence ATGAATAAGAAAAAAGGAGTAAAAACACTGGGCCAATTTATTATTGAAAAACAAGCCGATTTCCCTTTTTCAAAAGGAGAACTTTCACGCTTACTTCGCGATATAGGTATTGCTTCAAAAATTGTACACCGTGAAGTAAACAAAGCAGGATTAGTAGATATTTTAGGTAATGCCGGATCAACCAATGTGCAAGGAGAAGAAGTTAAAAAACTCGATTTATTTGCCAACGAACAATTTATTTCAGCATTAAGTTCAGGTGGTGAATGTTGTGCCATAGCCAGCGAAGAAAATGAAGATATTATTTTGGTTGACAATGCTGTTTCTTCCAATGCAAAATATGTAGTTGCTCTTGATCCATTGGATGGTTCAAGCAATATTGATGTAAATGTTTCAGTTGGAACTATTTTCTCAATTTATCGCCGTAAATCGCTTTCTGGACCTGCAATGCTTGAAGATTTTTTGCAAAAAGGAACTGAACAAGTCGCTGCAGGATATGTAATTTATGGATCTTCTACCATGCTTGTGTATACTACAGGTAAAGGAGTAAATGGCTTTACACTTGATCCTAGCATTGGTGAATTTTGCTTGTCACATCCCGATTTTAAAATTCCGGAAAATGGAAAAACCTATAGCATTAACGAGGGGTATTATGTGCACTTTCCGGAGGGTGTTAAAAAGTACATTAAGTTTTGCCAAGAAGAAGACGCATCTACAAATCGCCCTTACTCATCGCGCTATATTGGTTCGGCCGTAGCCGATATACACCGTAATCTAATTAAAGGAGGAGTTTTTATTTATCCGACTACGAGCAAAAGTCCAAAAGGAAAATTACGTTTAGTATATGAATGTAACCCACTTTCTTTTGTTGTTGAGCAAGCCGGCGGAAAAGCAACCGACGGATTTAAACGTATTTTAGAAATACAACCCGAAAGTCTTCATCAACGTGTTCCTATGTTTATTGGTTCGAACGAAATGGTTGCAAAAGCTGAAAACTTTATGCAGGAATTTTCTCCGGCAAAATAA
- a CDS encoding ferrous iron transport protein A: MVENLAELTEGESARILSFTDLEMSLKFLEMGCIPGEIITLERIAPLGDPIAISVAGYLLSMRRSEAATVVIKRLSASQNK, translated from the coding sequence ATGGTAGAGAATTTAGCCGAATTAACCGAAGGCGAATCGGCCCGTATCTTATCGTTTACCGATTTAGAAATGTCACTCAAGTTTTTAGAAATGGGTTGCATTCCGGGAGAAATAATTACGCTTGAGCGCATAGCTCCTTTGGGCGATCCAATTGCTATTTCTGTTGCGGGTTATTTACTAAGTATGCGAAGATCAGAGGCTGCTACAGTAGTGATTAAAAGGTTAAGTGCATCGCAAAACAAATGA